In Streptomyces paludis, the genomic stretch GGGACGGGGCCCCGGTAGGGGACCCGCACGAAGCGCTTCAGACGGACGACGCTGGGCGCGGGGATGACACGGGTCTCGCTGTGCATGAAGGCGCCGGATTCCTCAAGACAGAGGGCCTTGTTCTCCAGAACGAGGACGAGCGCGCGGCGGAGCGGTACGACGCCGAGGGGCTCGTACGACGCGTTGAGGACCAGGACATGCGGCACGGATGCCTCCTTGTACGCCGGCGGCACGTGGCTTCGTGCCGTGACGATCTGCTCCAGTCTCCCCTTATGCGAGGCCGAAACGCCACCACGTCCAGGTAACGGGCTCCGGGTGTTTTCGCCCACACGGGTCCCCCGAAGGGCCGCGGACCAGCCCGCACAAGGCTTGTGGGACCCGTACGGCTTCTGCGCGGGGAGCACGTGAGGAGTGTCTCTCCGGGGGCTCGGGGCACCGGTCGGCGCACACTGCCCCGTTAGTGTGGTTGGCCAGCCCGGCGATATCTGGAGGTTTCCGTCGTGTCCTGGTCCGCCCTGCCGAGCGCAGCCGACCCCACCCCAGCCGCCGGTTCGTCCGACCCCGTCACCCTGAACGAGGCGGCCGACCGGGCGAGCGCCGCGGCCAGCTGGGTGGAGGAGAACTGGGCCACGTGGCTGAGCACCGGGCTGCGGATGGTGCTGATCCTGGTGATCGCGCTCGTGCTGCGCCGGGTGATCCGGCGCGCGCTCACCAAGCTCATAGACCGGATGAACCGGGGCGCGCAGACGGTCGAGGGCTCCGCCCTGGGCGGGCTGCTGGTCAACGCCGAGCGACGGCGGCAGCGCTCCGAGGCGATCGGGTCCGTGCTCCGCTCGGTGACGTCGTTCCTGATCCTGGGCACGGCCGCGCTGATGATGCTCGGCGCGCTGAACATCAATCTGGCTCCGCTGCTGGCCTCGGCCGGGGTCGCGGGGGTGGCGCTGGGCTTCGGCGCGCGCAATCTCGTCACCGACTTCCTCTCCGGCGTATTCATGATCATCGAGGACCAGTACGGCGTCGGGGACACCATCGACGCGGGGGTGGCCTCCGGTGAGGTGATCGAGGTCGGGCTGCGGGTCACGAAGCTGCGCGGCGACCACGGCGAGATCTGGTACGTGCGCAACGGCGAGGTCAAGCGGATCGGCAACCTCAGCCAGGGCTGGGCCACGGCCGACGTGGATGTGGTCGTCCGGCCGACGGAGGACCTGGAGCGGGTCCGTACGGTCATCACCGAGGTCGCCGAGAAGCTCGCCAAGGACGACCCGTGGAACGAGCGGCTGTGGGGTCCGGTGCAGGTGCTCGGCCTCGACTCCGTCACGCTGGAGGCGGCGACGGTACGGGTCTCGGCGCGGACGATGCCGGGCCAGTCGAAGGGCATCGAGCGCGAGCTGCGCTGGCGCGTCAAGGCCGCCCTGGACGAGGCGGGCATCCAGCTGATCGGGGTGGCCCCTCCCGCTCCCGCCCCGTCGGAGACGGACCCGTCGGCGGGCGTCTCGGCGCCCTCGGCGCTGGCCAGCCCCACGTCGCCGCAGTCGCTGGCGACGGCGCCGATCCCGCCGGGTCCGACGCTCGCGAAGCAGTAGCCGGACGCAGCAGACAGCGCCCCCTCCCCCGGTCTCGTCCCGCCGTCCCCTCCCGCGGCCCCGTCGTCCGATGCGGAGCCCTGCGGTACGTTCAGCGCGTTCACCGTCACGCGCACCGCGCAACGCGCCGAGAACGAGGGGCCGATCATCGGATGAAGCTCGCAGTAGTAGGAGGTGGATCCACCTACACGCCCGAACTCGTCGACGGATTCGCCCGGTTACGGGACACCCTGCCCATCGGGGAACTCGTCCTGGTCGATCCCTCCGCCGAACGGCTCGGTCCGGTGGGCGGGCTGGCGCGGCGGATCTTCGCACGGCAGGGCCATCCCGGCCGTATCACCACCACCTCGGACCTCGACGCGGGCGTCGCCGACGCGGACGCGGTCCTGCTCCAGCTGCGCGTCGGCGGCCAGGAGGCCAGGCTCCAGGACGAGACTTGGCCGCTGGAGTGCGGCTGTGTGGGCCAGGAGACGACCGGCGCGGGCGGGCTCGCCAAGGCGCTGCGCACGGTCCCGGTCGTTCTCGACATCGCGGAGCGGGTCCGGCGCGCCAGTCCGGACGCGTGGATCATCGACTTCACCAATCCGGTGGGCATCGTGACCCGGGCGCTGCTGGGCGCGGGGCACCGGGCGGTCGGGCTGTGCAATGTGGCGATCGGCTTCCAGCGCCTGTTCGCGCGGCTACTGGACGTCGCGCCCGGCGAGGTCCATCTGGAGCATGTCGGGCTGAACCATCTGTCCTGGGAGCGCGGCGTACGGATCGGCGGCCCGGACGGCCCCGATGTGCTGCCCGCGCTGCTGGCGGAGCACGGCGGCGCGCTCGCGGAGCGGCTGCGGCTGCCGCGCGCGGTGCTGGACCGGCTCGGGGTGGTGCCCTCCTACTATCTGCGTTACTTCTACGCGCACGACGAAGTCGTGCGCGAGCTGGGGACCAAGCCGTCCCGGGCCGCCGAGGTGGCCGCCATGGAGAAGCGGCTGCTGGAGATGTACCGCGATCCGGCGCTGGACGAGAAGCCGGCGCTGCTGGCGGAGCGCGGCGGGGCGTTCTACTCGGAGGCGGCGGTCGATCTGGCGGCGGCGCTGCTGCGCGGCGGCGGCAGTCCCGTCCAGGTGGTGAACACGTACAACAACGGCACGCTCCCCTTCCTGCCGGACGACGCGGTCGTCGAGGTGCCGGCGCGGGTGGGCCCGGCCGGGGCGGTGCCGCTCGCGGTGTCCCCGGTCGAGCCGCTGTACGCGGGGCTGATCGCGCAGGTCTCGGCGTACGAGGAACTGGCGCTGGACGCGGCGCTGCGCGGTGGCCGGGACCGGGTCTTCA encodes the following:
- a CDS encoding mechanosensitive ion channel family protein, with the protein product MSWSALPSAADPTPAAGSSDPVTLNEAADRASAAASWVEENWATWLSTGLRMVLILVIALVLRRVIRRALTKLIDRMNRGAQTVEGSALGGLLVNAERRRQRSEAIGSVLRSVTSFLILGTAALMMLGALNINLAPLLASAGVAGVALGFGARNLVTDFLSGVFMIIEDQYGVGDTIDAGVASGEVIEVGLRVTKLRGDHGEIWYVRNGEVKRIGNLSQGWATADVDVVVRPTEDLERVRTVITEVAEKLAKDDPWNERLWGPVQVLGLDSVTLEAATVRVSARTMPGQSKGIERELRWRVKAALDEAGIQLIGVAPPAPAPSETDPSAGVSAPSALASPTSPQSLATAPIPPGPTLAKQ
- a CDS encoding 6-phospho-beta-glucosidase, whose product is MKLAVVGGGSTYTPELVDGFARLRDTLPIGELVLVDPSAERLGPVGGLARRIFARQGHPGRITTTSDLDAGVADADAVLLQLRVGGQEARLQDETWPLECGCVGQETTGAGGLAKALRTVPVVLDIAERVRRASPDAWIIDFTNPVGIVTRALLGAGHRAVGLCNVAIGFQRLFARLLDVAPGEVHLEHVGLNHLSWERGVRIGGPDGPDVLPALLAEHGGALAERLRLPRAVLDRLGVVPSYYLRYFYAHDEVVRELGTKPSRAAEVAAMEKRLLEMYRDPALDEKPALLAERGGAFYSEAAVDLAAALLRGGGSPVQVVNTYNNGTLPFLPDDAVVEVPARVGPAGAVPLAVSPVEPLYAGLIAQVSAYEELALDAALRGGRDRVFKALLAHPLIGQIAYAEALTDRLIAHNREHLAWA